AGGCGGGGCAGTGAGGAGCTGCTCCCTCAGGACAGACCGGTCCTCCGTGAGGAGGGCGAGGAGTGTCGCGTAGAAAATGAATTtttcgaaagaaaagagcgaacAGGTCGGGAAGGTGGCTAGCACACCCAGAAACAGCTGCGCCGctgaaaagaggaaaaacaggaggggagagagaggagattCTGGCAAAAtgcaaagaaggaaaaacgtgGAAGATAAAGTTTATACCGCCATCTGACTCCGTTTCGTTTCGCAGATGAAcgacgcgagcgaagaaagaaaaaaaagggagagaagaacacgaGACGATGAGGGAAgggcagaaggaaagagaaaggtaCGAGTCGAGACAAAAGGCAATCAAGGCaggtggagaaaagagaaagaaaaggagaaaacggccgagagaaaaaacggaatgAGAGAGAAACATTCTTTCACCGACCTTCTTTGAACTGGCGACAGGTGAGGAGGTGCAGGCCTTTGTAGACTTTcatcttgtttcttctctcccagtctccgcctttctcgagttctctgaaaaaaacgacggacagaaagaaacaagacgGGAGAatggaaaaaaagacgcggacaaagaagaagacaaccaCCAGATAGAACGAAAAGAGATAGAGggtgagacagagaagaggagagagagaagcagagaagaatggaaagaaagaagaaagaagagaacgcaagGAAAGGAGCATCGTCTCTAACTCTttggggagaggaagaccgcGTTTCTCCAAACGGCAGAGTCGAGCGgatttctttttttcggtcGCTGAacgtttctccgctgtgtgtCGCAACCTCACTCTTCTGCGCGGGCAAGGTATTTCTTCACGAGTTCTTTgtcagagaaaacgaagccgAGGCGAATGAGACTCAGTGTGATGTCGATCTTTCCTCCGGCACCGACTGTCTTTTGGTAAGCCACATCGTACGCCTTCACCGCTTGTTTCtggaaaaaggcaggaaagaaaggtggaagaaacagtgaagaaacgagggcataggagagaagaaaagtggagagagcgacggaggaaaagggaggagagagacagaagacaagtagaaggagaagaaagctggGGACAACGATAGAGAGAACGGTGAGACAtggaggagggagaacgaaaaggaaacagcggCGCTgcacgagaagagagagactgtggaaaggagaaggaaagagcgCATAACCttggaaaaaggaaaagaggcgagagacagagagataacGGAGGCAAGGAAGAAGTAGAATGCCTCAAGAGAAGCTACGCcttgtttgtttcttcgtttgaTCGCATTTTTCGGCCTTTCGACTCACGAGATCTCCGATGCGGCAGTAAAAATTCGCGCGAGTTAGCAGGGCCTCGCGCACCTCGACGTCTCCGTacttttccttcgcctcctccagaCGCATGTCGATCGCCGCCAGTTCCTCCTTGTGCTTCTCCTCCATCGACTGAAAACATTGgtgagaaagaggaagaaatgtCAAAGGAAAAGccacgggagagagagaaagagagaagaaggatagAGAggcagcaagagagagatcgcagaagaagagcgacgagggatgaagaaaagagacagaaaaggaagcacggaagaaagaaggtcGAACCGAGACCGAAACTACGCAGAGACAAGCTGACGCTGCAACTCCGTCGCGAAAATGCCTAAAAGGAAAATTTCAAGGCTGCCTCATCTCTCGATTCACGATCGCAGTCAAAGTTCGTCGAAAAATATCTCTCTGCTTGCTTccgacaagaagaaagagacaagaggtTGAAAGGGAGATTTAGCTGCGAAGAATGGGGGGCATCTTCTTTCTGAAAGACACTCGGGAAGGTGAGAACGCACCTGCACAAGAACTTGGTCCGCAGGCCAGCGAAACTCCTCGCAGACTTGCCGATACAGAGGCAACAtgtctgaaaaaaaacaagaacaTTCTTCCGCAAAatgtggagaaagaaaaagaagagagtaAACGAgcaaaagggagagaagagagaggagaaaaacaagagagaggagaaaaacaagagagagacgaaagacggaaagacaggaagagcgagatgatggagagaagggggaaaagCAAGACTCACCGTGTTTCTTTATGAGTTCAAGGAGGCGCTCCTTGCTCTCGGCGTGGGGTTCCGTTTCCTCCGAGAGACGTAGTTGATGCCTGAGAAAAACATTTATTTTTGGAAAAATCAAAGAATTCGCAACGTCTCTCCGAACGCATCACGCAAACACACATACATGCGCATACATTGGCATATACATttgcagaaaacgcactttTTGCCCGTCCACACCAAAAATTGAAATTCTTTCTACACGAGTGCGAACCAGCCCATAAGTTTAGAACATTTGTTTGAAACgcgaaaaggcagaaagaagatgaaaaaggaaagacgaagatTTAACAAAGCAAAAtggggagaaaaaacagagagagtctTTATAAGGCGACGTACAGCAGTTGAGCGACCTCGCAAATAGGAATCGTTTCCTGAGCAACGGCCATTTCTGCGGTGATGCTGCGAAAATAGAAaaaagcaagaaaagaacggCGACATCGATAAAAACGAGAAATAAAAAGGAGATcaacacagaagagaaacacagagaggagggcgAAGCAACTCGTGCagtcagaagaagaggaatcGCAAAGAAAGACAACGGGAGAAAAACTGCTATCGAGACCCCACATGAATTCCACGCACAGAGCGGAGAGGGGCGAAactgaaggaagagagagagaagacgcaagacgggagaaaaaagagaagagaaaaaacgaatagagaaagcaaagagacaTCGGGACGAAGACTGTGAAAAGAACGATAAAGGTAAAAAAAATGACAAGcacggggagaaggaaaagaaaaactgtGGCGAAGGAGCGCACCTCGAAAGTACatgcgaaaagaaaaaaacgaacgacgcgaagaaggatCCACGCCTCCAGTTCTCGTCGCGCTGTTTCACCTCCAAGTTCGGAATCCAAAGCCCCACATGCTCAACAAGTAGCGTGTCTCTTACACAGACATAtacgtttatatatatatatatctacatatacatctttgtatacacatatatatatatatatatatacatctttgtatatatgtatatacatatgcatgcacacttGTGCATGTAGATTGGTCGATAGATTGACTGACACAGGTCGAGGCAAGTCcgcatacaaatatatatatatatatatatatatttatatatacatatacatacatatatatatgtatatatatatatatatgaagataTGAAAGatgctgtgcatgcatttataGCGCAAGTCGATTTGGGCTGGCGTGTCCCTTTGCAGAGGATTCCGAGGGGAAATTCGATGTGCGTAGAAAGTTTGGTTCTtacgtctctgtttccttggCTTTTCCAGCGTCTCCATTTGTCGCCGGCGAGGCGGCCGGAGACTGAGAGCCTGTCTGCTCGGGTGCTGGGACCATGGTGGAGAATCGAGACAGAACAAGAGAATacgcgacagagaacaggaaagagaatACGAGAGAGACCAcggggagaacaagaaaggactctcgggagagaagaacgacagTAGAAGGTTCTTTAACGCGCAGAGCGGAGTCGCTAGCGGAAAGGGCTGCGCGCGCGGGGACGAGAGCCGCGAGTTTCCGTTGTTCTGACAGCTCAGGAGACTAAGGCGCCacacgagaaggcgaggacggaggaaagcgaaggaacctcgagaaaaaagagcgaaaagcaggaaaaaagGCCGGTCTGCGTCGacagcacacacacactgtTTCGCGCGTGTGAAGACAGGCGCCCGGACGAGCCTGGAAACGAGGAGCGTTCGGGGACGCTCAGAGTCGCAGAACGGCGCTTGCGAAGAAGGTGCAGAGAAGTCAAGAGAGAACGCGCAGCCGAGTTCCCTCCTACGTTTGCGCACAAGCGGAAAAGAGGCCTGTGCGCTCTCGTATAACTCGCGGCGCAACaccgggtgtacgtacacccgaaaaACTTCGAGTTTGGCGGACAAGCGGCTGGCGCGCCTCTCGGCTGCAAGAAGCTGAACGTGGACCGAGACGAATCGCTTCTTCCTGGAGAAAGTCGACGAGCGTggacaaagaaaagagaaggaatcTGCGGCGAGGACGCCTCCGCAGacacggaggaagaagagagaggaggccgcGAGCCTCGAAACTCTAGGCGCGGAAAAAACTGCATGCCCGCGATTTTTCGAGTTCAGCGCTGAATCGCCGGCAGTCTCTTTTCCAGGCGGGGAGAGGGGGGGGCGGCGGGCGAGGAATCCGAGTTTTTCTCAGTGCGTTGAGAGACACAAAGCCAAACGAAGActggaaaacagaagagcgaATGAAACGGTCTGCGGTGTAGACGGACGTCTGCGCGGAGGAGTCCtcacgcgtttcctctctcgaaTTTCATGGAACGGAACGGCCTCTagaggaagaacgcgcgaGCATCTTGAGCTTTCTGTCCGTTTTCGGGACTTCGTCTCTAActtgcgttctcttctctgtctgacAATCCTCTTCGAGTTGACACTCACGTCGGAAAAGCTCCACTCTGGAAACTCCAGAGTTCACTCTCTGTCGCAGCACACGAAGAAGTCGCCCTCTACCGTCGTTCTTCTTGTACTCGTTCAGAccttcccctcttccctctctgttctgccgtctctctcacctcttGTCGCCTTGTCCTCTTGTCGTTTATCTCCTTGTTTCACCGCCGTCGACTCATCTCTGTTCTGTCGTCCTTCACCTCAACTCTCCGCCTTTCTTTTGTCTGTTGCTtgtcctctttgtctctgaaATCACTATCGATTGGCCAGTGACGAGGACCTCGAAGattcgcttcctcctttgtctccactctctcgcctgctgctcccgcttcttcgtggcgctctcttctcaggtgtatgtacaccccagcGGGGCCCCGTCTTGTGTCCGCTTTCGGGGCTTGGCTGACCTTTGCAGCCTCTTGGAGgcggggaggaagaggcgagagctcGCGTTGCCTCGCGTCCTCACTAGCGGGCTAACAGGAAGAGGCTGTCCCtggttttcgtctttcttttctctttcttttctcctccttttctgtcgaaATGGACAGTTTCTTCTCACAACCTGTGCCCGGGCATGGCTCAACTCAGCGGGAGTTCGACTCTCAAGCGAGCAGTTCGGATCCGTCCTTCGCTCACTCCTCACTCGGATCTGGCGTCGCCGCTCacgccgctgtctctggtTCTTCCGACCGCGGTCGTGGAGCCCAACTAGCGGACCCGACTCACTTGGGACGCGCGACCGAAGCACAGGACGGCCGCGGTGCGGCCAGGGAGGAGACTGCAGGTCTGAGCGGGCAGTCTTCGACTGGAAAGAGCGAC
This window of the Toxoplasma gondii ME49 chromosome VI, whole genome shotgun sequence genome carries:
- a CDS encoding 26s proteasome regulatory complex subunit, putative (encoded by transcript TGME49_238180), whose amino-acid sequence is MVPAPEQTGSQSPAASPATNGDAGKAKETETITAEMAVAQETIPICEVAQLLHQLRLSEETEPHAESKERLLELIKKHDMLPLYRQVCEEFRWPADQVLVQSMEEKHKEELAAIDMRLEEAKEKYGDVEVREALLTRANFYCRIGDLKQAVKAYDVAYQKTVGAGGKIDITLSLIRLGFVFSDKELVKKYLARAEEELEKGGDWERRNKMKVYKGLHLLTCRQFKEAAQLFLGVLATFPTCSLFSFEKFIFYATLLALLTEDRSVLREQLLTAPPVLEGADEELKSFLRGFFYGRYRDFMSLLCPIARRVKCDLYLGRHYLYFIRAIRLRAYSQFLEPYKSVTIENMATAFGVSPSFIEAEVSGFIASGKLSCRIDRVNAVVESNRPDERSRSYLRILKQGDLLLNRIQKLSRVIAM